In Fusarium musae strain F31 chromosome 7, whole genome shotgun sequence, a single window of DNA contains:
- a CDS encoding hypothetical protein (BUSCO:EOG09265B95) — MANAAEKISVYNLADLKNTSDDAIPNYLNSLKFRQSHTLTDVRLALGYTAFSVAAACFLWDYKLGFESTKYYTAAAVTLYTLINGALTLWIMFREKGVVYEGTSPSGEKISISSSTKKNVPIYNLTITVTDDNSKSTVHKISKPFSGWFDQTGQFVAVPFQELLANSVPLIGKRDPKRVTVSKELLDASPDVLDAILAANATGAEAASTPEVTEKKGGKRRKA, encoded by the exons ATGGCCAACGCCGCTGAAAAAATCTCGGTCTATAATCTTGCTG ACCTCAAGAACACATCCGACGATGCTATCCCCAACTACCTAAACTCTCTCAAGTTCCGCCAGTCTCATACCCTCACCGATGTTCGCCTTGCGCTCGGATACACTGCTTTCAGTGTTGCAGCTGCTTGTTTCCTCTGGGACTACAAGCTAGGTTTTGAGAGCACGAAATACTACACAGCTGCTGCCGTTACGCTCTACACCTTGATCAATGGCGCCTTGACACTATGGATTATGTTCCGTGAAAAGGGTGTTGTGTACGAGGGAACTTCACCATCTGGAGAAAAG ATCTCCATCAGCAGTTCTACAAAGAAGAACGTCCCCATCTACAACCTCACCATTACCGTCACTGATGATAACTCGAAATCCACCGTTCACAAAATCTCCAAGCCTTTCAGCGGCTGGTTCGACCAAACTGGCCAATTTGTTGCTGTTCCCTTCCAGGAGCTCCTCGCCAACTCAGTACCTTTGATCGGCAAGCGAGACCCCAAGCGTGTTACCGTCTCTAAGGAGTTGTTGGATGCCAGCCCCGATGTTCTCGATGCTATTCTGGCTGCGAACGCCACTGGTGCCGAGGCCGCATCCACACCAGAGGtaactgagaagaagggtggcAAGCGACGCAAGGCGTAA
- a CDS encoding hypothetical protein (EggNog:ENOG41~MEROPS:MER0208659) produces MTQQQHGSSTTTQEHRPKVVGKKLAETAVQFTQQAEKLSHQHPTGHDPGVAIEAQFVTPHDPVIITSDGKRLPGVPLQEAHKLNVLREELQGEPESVEIKAGDETKEKISNVENANPEQKKVVQLPSEQNGASLQKSNSNSTLRKQTPPSHTNPLFPPLPLYGPPNMLRNLQCMFFRISAFFLSLAFLGVIVLGSLFTTIPVIWKNIWYRLTFCDPDSDRPFYEEEKRRAQARREQEKAWKQKSSNGRTLDRMENAEGFPPTEGGPDPIICDVAYYARRVGLDVETFEVQTEDGFIIDLWHVYDPKEYTELEESLRSDQGPEVFQPQRKKLKDPSQKPKFPVLLMHGLLQSSGAYCCNDDDSLAFWLCKSGYDVWLGNNRCGFEPKHALLEYNDPRMWCWNIRQMGVFDLPALTSRVITETGFEKIGLICHSQGTTQTFVALAKEQRPELGEKLTVFCALAPAAYAGPLIGKMYFKFMRIISPGLFRLMFGIHAFIPFMMQMHKLLDPRLYGWLGYKVFSFLFDWTDARWDRGLRNRMFQFAPVYVSAESMRWWLGRECFAKHKCILSTKEIVRAEEHMDSKGDGRPVTPRTSSALEAHRKHPKGSTAWYNKQAPPMAMWVCGNDDLVDGRKLLRRFEKGREPHVNLVHSKVIPEYEHLDVIWAMDAVDQVFKEVREVLWKTCNARNICRVPEGCEAVLPEKAKLSVKEDMVEECQSSSSGET; encoded by the coding sequence ATGACACAACAGCAGCATGGCTCGTCAACTACGACACAGGAGCATCGTCCCAAAGTTGTTGGCAAGAAACTAGCCGAGACAGCCGTCCAATTCACACAACAAGCTGAGAAGCTCTCACATCAACACCCAACGGGCCACGACCCCGGAGTAGCCATCGAAGCACAATTTGTCACGCCTCATGACCCTGTTATCATCACTTCAGATGGGAAACGACTCCCGGGGGTGCCATTGCAGGAGGCGCATAAGCTCAATGTCCTGAGGGAAGAGCTTCAAGGCGAGCCTGAGAGTGTCGAAATCAAAGCAGGAGACGAAACCAAAGAGAAGATATCCAATGTCGAGAACGCAAACCCTGAGCAAAAAAAGGTCGTTCAGTTGCCCTCAGAACAGAATGGCGCATCTCTACAAAAGTCTAATAGCAACAGCACATTGCGAAAACAGACACCCCCTTCTCATACCAatcctctcttccctccaCTGCCGCTATACGGGCCACCAAATATGCTACGCAATCTTCAATGCATGTTCTTTCGAATCAGCGCATTCTTTCTCAGCCTGGCATTTCTCGGAGTCATCGTCTTGGGCTCATTGTTTACGACGATACCCGTGATCTGGAAGAACATCTGGTACAGGCTGACTTTTTGCGATCCTGATTCTGACAGGCCGTTCTATGAAGAGGAAAAGCGCAGAGCTCAAGCAAGACGCGAGCAAGAAAAGGCTTGGAAGCAAAAGTCTTCAAACGGACGAACGCTAGACAGGATGGAAAATGCTGAGGGATTCCCACCAACAGAAGGCGGACCAGACCCAATCATCTGTGACGTCGCATATTATGCGCGCAGAGTTGGTCTAGACGTTGAGACATTTGAGGTTCAGACCGAAGATGGTTTTATAATCGACTTATGGCATGTTTACGACCCCAAGGAGTATACCGAACTCGAAGAAAGCCTGAGGTCTGATCAGGGGCCAGAGGTTTTCCAAccccagaggaagaagctcaaagacCCATCGCAGAAGCCAAAGTTCCCCGTGCTGCTCATGCATGGCCTACTACAAAGCTCGGGTGCTTATTGCTGTAATGATGACGACTCTCTCGCTTTCTGGCTGTGCAAGTCCGGCTATGACGTGTGGCTTGGCAACAACCGTTGTGGATTCGAGCCCAAGCATGCACTGCTTGAGTACAACGACCCGAGGATGTGGTGCTGGAATATTAGGCAGATGGGTGTTTTCGATCTTCCCGCGTTGACGTCGCGAGTCATCACAGAGACGGGTTTCGAAAAGATTGGACTTATCTGCCACTCCCAAGGTACAACTCAAACCTTTGTCGCCTTGGCCAAAGAACAGCGACCTGAGCTGGGCGAGAAGCTGACCGTATTCTGTGCCCTCGCCCCAGCCGCATATGCTGGGCCGTTAATCGGTAAGATGTACTTCAAGTTCATGCGAATCATTTCGCCAGGTCTATTTCGTCTCATGTTTGGCATCCATGCATTTATCCCTTtcatgatgcagatgcacaAACTGTTGGATCCCCGTCTATATGGCTGGCTTGGTTACAAAGTCTTCTCGTTTCTGTTTGACTGGACTGACGCCCGTTGGGATCGTGGCCTTCGCAATCGCATGTTCCAGTTTGCGCCTGTTTACGTCAGCGCCGAGTCTATGCGATGGTGGCTTGGCCGAGAGTGCTTTGCCAAGCACAAATGTATCTTGTCTACGAAAGAGATTGTTAGAGCTGAGGAGCACATGGATTCCAAGGGAGATGGACGACCTGTGACACCAAGGACCTCGTCAGCGCTCGAAGCTCATCGGAAACACCCCAAAGGCTCTACCGCGTGGTATAACAAACAAGCGCCACCTATGGCTATGTGGGTTTGTGGTAACGACGATCTTGTTGACGGAAGGAAACTGCTCCGGCGGTTCGAAAAGGGCCGTGAGCCTCATGTCAACCTGGTCCACAGCAAGGTGATCCCTGAATACGAACATCTAGATGTCATCTGGGCGATGGATGCGGTCGATCAGGTCTTCAAAGAAGTACGTGAGGTTCTATGGAAAACATGCAATGCACGCAATATTTGCCGCGTCCCTGAAGGCTGTGAGGCGGTGCTACCAGAAAAGGCGAAGCTGTCTGTCAAAGAAGATATGGTGGAGGAGTGCCAATCGAGTAGTAGTGGCGAGACTTAG
- a CDS encoding hypothetical protein (BUSCO:EOG09264BIX) gives MASLRIPALRRLVAAPIRTTRAINQRRWAQVHDIRFLATTQPSQAVVEKYKEKLNQKAQKEGLQSIDQLKAAYADKIDAERRKSGIEIPVGTIPQAPETPVVQPNADDPPGQDEPTKDPRDPPTTPPQYPPAGSDKPAIKTLNDIIDLPKARELPEKELTAIWRLRHASSEQNLCAVIPMSTYKAMEDAARAAPQFVLPVPHPAQGAEIHFLQWTFDAASKTSTVLFTQLAEYKNRGEFAQPHTTITHHLDLADERGLVLMQGQVLPDRGVTPENAKWLLMSLQRFYGGWDGEEVELTGERKDRAEERKKLLNWFAAGDSRFSVDKLLEEAERMG, from the coding sequence ATGGCCTCACTACGAATTCCTGCCCTTCGCCGGCTTGTAGCCGCTCCCATACGCACCACCCGAGCTATCAACCAGCGACGATGGGCTCAAGTTCACGATATTCGCTTCCTCGCAACAACCCAACCTTCGCAAGCCGTCGTCGAGAAATACAAAGAGAAACTGAACCAGAAGGCTCAGAAAGAGGGCCTCCAGAGCATTGACCAGCTCAAGGCAGCTTACGCTGACAAAATCGATGCTGAGCGTCGAAAGAGTGGTATTGAGATTCCAGTTGGAACAATTCCTCAAGCACCCGAAACACCAGTTGTTCAACCCAACGCCGACGACCCCCCTGGACAAGACGAGCCCACCAAAGACCCTCGCGATCCTCCTACCACTCCTCCCCAATATCCTCCAGCCGGCTCAGATAAGCCTGCTATCAAGACTCTAAATGACATCATTGACCTCCCCAAGGCACGGGAGCTTCCAGAAAAGGAGCTTACAGCTATCTGGCGTCTACGACATGCCTCATCTGAGCAGAACCTCTGTGCTGTAATCCCGATGTCTACATACAAGGCTATGGAGGACGCTGCACGAGCAGCCCCTCAATTCGTCCTTCCGGTGCCTCATCCCGCCCAAGGCGCAGAGATTCACTTCCTGCAGTGGACCTTTGATGCCGCGTCCAAAACTAGCACTGTTCTGTTCACCCAGCTTGCTGAATACAAGAACCGAGGCGAGTTTGCACAGCCTCACACTACCATCACACACCACCTCGACCTTGCCGATGAGCGAGGTCTGGTTTTGATGCAGGGCCAGGTCCTGCCTGACCGAGGTGTTACACCAGAGAACGCCAAGTGGCTTCTCATGTCTCTACAGCGATTCTATGGTGGTTGGGATGGTGAGGAAGTCGAGCTGACTGGTGAGCGTAAGGATAGGGCTGAGGAGCgaaagaagctgctgaaCTGGTTCGCAGCTGGCGACTCGAGATTCAGCGTTGATAAGCTgctggaggaggctgagCGCATGGGTTAA
- a CDS encoding hypothetical protein (BUSCO:EOG09260SR2) — protein MADFRQWALEFVLADNEGQQTAIAKKAANEIQTSAANTNPVARWVEAVQPWMPGSGNEAENETPDWTARAKALEFLSRTLDFLSNDILKPSQVKLLVSFFGAMFEVDHKAGIMPSASALSRIVAMKSFQRHMGHDIIQKVCSLKDDFPRQVSKTRLEIYELIRLLMITPGVASDLQNTHGSSAGFMLDLIQLCRSERDPECLMVWFDVLRLFMSEYTVSQDVLEEVYGVFKPYFPISLPRASQVAITPEELKLALRKCFSANHLLADKVFPFLLGKLDQGDAVTVNVKLDILKTMQACLDEYSHPQKAIAPYANQIWGSLKYEVRNGEIEDTIWGTLEVLKSLTRRLTGDSLRDYTLSVTRDCVPDLATTMYASPAGRLMVSVLSSKPSAFVLMAAPVITHIKENLRHPKAPVHTQDLLKVLHVILETRFLLVDTNMAAEDREDFAAIDGFFKSLYEDVFKNPVNLGSKPDASYDDIKVATQAVPGAGVLVCQRPSKSLDLSNNDASDISQRLLPESTCSEICSSLFAILKKSGPGYPRSSGGDELINDAAQALQRAIRYFPRGFKGLVDESLSIIRSSRQNGNVPDTVETIKTLGGLVAYLGSSELPFTPRDGFDHFIYSIRALLSELFDSLESKSDPEIWCALVATIQSTIRYFNDACLAKNPDKELSIEDEPLQKISSAYPALSLLGGETAAGSSPEYHSRVSQSASVTEIRSEFLVVTLFIARQLYRRATKVIETRPQTGKQALSLSDDFANVDEVSGHQYLHLISTLAGFIIHEFSETQQTSLKAESFAINLFRDESITVPKTAPEAQLSLENGSSWSWLTSEAPNVLAFGILQALQTSAVSRLFDIGVAQELILSGFAADTNFSRPVALSILTILANKFKIETIPSLITALEQRSSSLLPASTSENDAFRLEQITSIYALVAGMVRRYSGKEAKTLLDVVKESPKDPKLGTELARRLEMIVAPQQPLTKECYAIVKPLWTQKVYFQLVSPMLQAATGTEAEVQNQQGKANYSTAVLLMVKHMNFPIYEADADSILRISIAVAQNSGIGPETKAALDVIKNTLAEAPEKGKGHIRSIIKICSSVFSHKSSPVSADIETEGACGKLALEIVGSLPQTYDSQHLIPHAPQVQRQLTLVCGHRVREVRKTARLARAAWADLK, from the exons ATGGCAGACTTTAGGCAATGGGCTCTTGAATTTGTTCTAGCCGACAATGAGGGGCAACAGACAGCGAtagccaagaaggctgccaaCG AGATTCAAACTTCAGCGGCCAATACAAATCCTGTAGCACGATGGGTCGAAGCTGTGCAGCCTTGGATGCCAGGTAGTGGTAATGAGGCCGAGAATGAGACACCAGATTGGACGGCGAGGGCAAAGG CGCTCGAGTTTCTATCACGGACGTTGGACTTTCTAAGCAATGATATTCTGAAACCCAGCCAAG TGAAACTATTGGTCAGCTTCTTCGGAGCCATGTTCGAGGTCGATCATAAAGCTGGAATCATGCCCTCCGCGAGTGCGCTATCTAGGATAGTCGCCATGAAGTCCTTCCAACGGCACATGGGGCATGACATCATCCAGAAAGTGTGCTCTCTCAAGGATGACTTCCCACGCCAAGTATCCAAGACCAGACTCGAAATCTATGAGCTCATACGGCTACTCATGATAACTCCTGGTGTCGCCAGTGATTTGCAGAACACACACGGCTCGTCAGCTGGCTTTATGCTCGACTTAATTCAACTGTGCAGAAGTGAACGAGACCCCGAGTGTTTGATGGTGTGGTTTGACGTCTTGAGATTGTTCATGTCTGAGTACACAGTCTCTCAAGACGTGCTGGAAGAGGTGTATGGCGTTTTCAAGCCATACTTTCCCATTTCACTCCCTCGAGCATCTCAAGTTGCAATCACCCctgaagagctgaagctAGCACTACGAAAGTGCTTTTCGGCAAACCACTTATTAGCTGATAAGGTCTTCCCATTCCTCTTGGGCAAACTGGACCAGGGTGATGCTGTGACGGTCAATGTCAAG CTCGATATCCTCAAGACCATGCAAGCCTGTCTTGATGAGTACAGCCATCCTCAGAAAGCAATTGCGCCCTATGCCAACCAAATATGGGGCAGCTTGAAGTATGAGGTTCGAAACGGAGAAATTGAAGATACCATCTGGGGCACATTGGAAGTTCTCAAGTCTCTCACTAGACGACTCACTGGGGATAGCCTTCGCGACTACACATTATCAGTTACCCGAGACTGCGTACCAGATCTTGCGACAACTATGTATGCTTCACCCGCTGGCCGACTCATGGTCAGTGTCCTGAGCTCCAAGCCTAGTGCTTTTGTCCTAATGGCTGCTCCCGTCATTACACATATCAAAGAGAACTTGCGACATCCAAAGGCACCTGTCCACACCCAGGATCTTCTAAAAGTCTTGCACGTCATCTTGGAAACTCGTTTCCTATTAGTTGACACAAATATGGCCGCTGAGGACCGTGAGGATTTTGCTGCCATAGACGGTTTCTTCAAGTCCCTTTATGAAGATGTCTTCAAGAACCCCGTGAACCTTGGCTCTAAACCGGATGCCTCTTATGATGACATCAAGGTCGCTACGCAGGCTGTCCCGGGAGCTGGAGTTTTGGTTTGCCAACGGCCTTCCAAGTCATTGGATCTCTCAAACAATGATGCAAGCGACATTTCTCAGCGATTACTTCCCGAGTCAACTTGCTCAGAAATCTGCTCATCTCTGtttgccattctcaagaaGTCGGGTCCCGGGTACCCTCGATCTTCTGGGGGCGATGAACTCATTAACGATGCTGCCCAGGCTCTCCAACGGGCTATTCGATACTTCCCTCGCGGTTTCAAAGGCCTCGTGGATGAGAGTTTGAGCATCATTCGCTCCAGTCGACAAAATGGTAATGTTCCTGATACGGTTGAGACGATCAAGACTCTTGGAGGTTTGGTTGCATACCTGGGCTCCTCAGAACTACCCTTCACACCACGAGACGGTTTCGATCACTTCATTTACTCTATTCGCGCATTGCTATCAGAACTCTTTGACTCGCTGGAATCCAAGTCGGATCCTGAAATTTGGTGTGCCCTGGTTGCTACAATCCAATCCACTATTCGATACTTCAACGACGCCTGCTTGGCAAAGAATCCTGACAAAGAATTATCCATCGAAGACGAGCCCTTACAAAAGATCAGCTCTGCGTACCCTGCCCTGAGTCTGCTTGGTGGGGAGACAGCAGCTGGGTCTTCTCCTGAATATCATAGCCGAGTTTCTCAGTCAGCCTCTGTGACCGAGATAAGGAGCGAGTTCTTAGTCGTTACCCTTTTCATTGCTAGGCAACTCTATCGCAGAGCGACCAAGGTAATTGAAACACGTCCTCAGACAGGCAAACAAGCTCTAAGTTTGAGTGATGATTTTGCCAATGTCGACGAAGTCTCTGGACACCAGTACCTTCATCTTATTTCCACTCTTGCAGGCTTTATCATCCACGAGTTCAGTGAAACTCAACAAACATCACTCAAGGCTGAGAGTTTTGCCATTAACCTCTTCCGTGATGAGTCGATTACGGTTCCGAAGACGGCGCCGGAAGCTCAGTTGAGCCTAGAGAATGGCTCATCTTGGAGTTGGTTAACTTCCGAAGCGCCCAATGTTCTAGCTTTTGGTATACTGCAAGCTTTGCAGACATCAGCAGTATCTCGCCTG TTTGACATTGGAGTTGCCCAAGAGTTGATTCTCAGCGGTTTCGCAGCAGACACAAACTTCAGCAGACCAGTGGCTCTTTCCATCTTGACTATTCTAGCAAACAAGTTCAAAATTGAGACTATTCCGAGTCTCATAACAGCTCTAGAGCAACGATCCTCTAGTTTGTTACCCGCATCTACATCAGAAAATGACGCCTTTCGCTTGGAGCAAATCACCTCTATTTATGCTCTTGTTGCGGGCATGGTCAGACGTTATAGCGGCAAGGAGGCAAAGACACTATTAGATGTGGTCAAGGAATCGCCCAAGGATCCCAAGCTTGGCACTGAACTTGCTCGACGACTTGAAATGATTGTGGCCCCTCAGCAACCGCTTACCAAAGAGTGTTATGCCATCGTCAAGCCTCTCTGGACCCAGAAGGTCTACTTCCAGCTTGTCAGCCCAATGCTACAAGCCGCTACTGGAACGGAAGCAGAGGTCCAGAACCAACAGGGCAAGGCGAACTACAGCACAGCCGTGTTACTCATGGTCAAGCACATGAATTTCCCAATTTATGAAGCCGATGCAGACAGCATCCTCCGAATCTCGATCGCCGTTGCGCAAAACAGTGGCATCGGCCCCGAAACCAAGGCGGCCCTGGACGTGATTAAGAATACACTCGCAGAGGCCCCTGAGAAGGGTAAGGGGCATATTCgaagcatcatcaagatctgcAGCAGTGTCTTCTCACATAAATCTTCTCCCGTGTCTGCTGATATAGAGACGGAGGGTGCTTGTGGCAAGCTTGCGCTGGAGATCGTAGGGAGCCTACCACAGACATACGACTCCCAGCACTTGATACCACATGCGCCTCAAGTACAACGACAGTTGACATTGGTTTGTGGACATCGTGTACGAGAGGTGAGAAAGACAGCACGACTGGCTAGGGCCGCTTGGGCAGATCTCAAGTAA